The Candidatus Zixiibacteriota bacterium genome has a window encoding:
- a CDS encoding sialidase family protein: MIRFARLFALATALLLVASSTHAVPIPPNVPVSGHQSGLQNEEQAWICPIDTNVVITNHRDFRLGYRQIGLGRSTDGGATWTDSLIRTSYQIFNRQSDPIMTVNSSGHFFISHLDYDASGNDGLSYIAFLRSTDKGATWTGPYVVESDLGPYFEDKQFVTCDRTGGPYDGNLYISWTRFTDLKPNRIMFARSTFDALFFDDTIMVGPPLNTTCTGIVSAGQFSQPLAGKDGAVYVFWQGYHVDSSGGGCDWYNAIRYNKSTDGGVTWEGDRMLRPVDGWSYVDGNVDVYSQPTTDADITAGPHAGNLYLQYRDVDPNSPFFDSDIMFQRSLDTGHTWSAPIRVNDDPVGPDVDQFHNWMVCNDEGILVSIWYDQRTDPSHYLFDVFAAYSFDGGATWSSNHRVSSISINPNLLAKAQALAQEAVMSAGRSGNPGLVARPLGPMTPLTPMAGKIAEYIAVSAVGDKVVAVWTDTRDGDQDVWSARWYLPLTDPRLIYPLNSELIDPNAPGLLWATAWKESEDLYRLQISSSSGFGTTLRDLFVTGTQFNDAITDLASGTYYWRIKAYRAPGGVPAESTAFSAPGLFQIPPPPCSCPCAGDPQCDGLRSDLQDVVKTVDVAFRGMAPVIDPICPRARTDVDCDGVTSITDVVREVNVAFRGANPATEFCDPCAP; this comes from the coding sequence ATGATCCGCTTTGCCCGGCTCTTCGCGCTGGCGACCGCCCTCCTCTTGGTCGCATCGTCCACCCATGCCGTTCCCATTCCCCCAAATGTCCCGGTCTCCGGCCACCAATCCGGTCTGCAAAATGAGGAGCAGGCATGGATCTGCCCCATCGACACCAATGTCGTCATCACCAATCACCGCGACTTCCGACTCGGCTATCGCCAGATCGGTCTGGGACGCTCCACCGACGGCGGCGCCACTTGGACCGACAGTCTGATCCGCACAAGTTACCAGATCTTCAATCGGCAGTCCGACCCGATCATGACCGTCAATTCCTCCGGTCATTTCTTCATCAGCCATCTCGACTATGATGCCAGCGGCAACGACGGCCTCAGTTACATCGCTTTTCTGCGCTCGACCGACAAGGGTGCGACGTGGACCGGCCCGTACGTGGTCGAGTCGGACCTGGGCCCCTACTTCGAAGACAAGCAATTCGTCACCTGTGATCGCACGGGCGGACCATACGATGGGAATCTCTACATCTCCTGGACCCGCTTCACCGACCTTAAGCCCAATCGCATCATGTTCGCCCGCTCGACCTTCGACGCGTTGTTCTTCGACGACACCATCATGGTCGGCCCGCCGTTGAATACGACCTGCACCGGCATCGTCAGCGCCGGCCAGTTTTCGCAACCCCTCGCCGGCAAAGACGGCGCCGTCTACGTCTTCTGGCAGGGGTACCATGTCGACTCCTCCGGCGGCGGCTGCGATTGGTACAATGCCATTCGCTACAACAAGTCGACCGACGGCGGTGTGACTTGGGAAGGCGATCGCATGCTGCGCCCTGTCGATGGGTGGAGCTACGTTGATGGCAACGTCGACGTCTACAGCCAGCCGACCACCGACGCCGACATCACCGCCGGACCGCACGCCGGCAATCTGTACCTGCAATACCGCGACGTGGATCCCAACTCCCCCTTCTTCGACTCCGACATCATGTTCCAGCGTTCTCTCGACACCGGCCACACCTGGTCGGCGCCGATCCGCGTCAATGACGATCCGGTCGGTCCTGATGTCGATCAGTTCCACAACTGGATGGTCTGCAATGATGAGGGCATTCTCGTGTCGATCTGGTATGATCAGCGCACCGACCCGAGTCACTATCTGTTCGATGTCTTCGCCGCATATTCCTTCGATGGCGGCGCTACTTGGTCCTCGAATCACCGCGTGTCGTCGATCTCCATCAATCCCAATCTCCTGGCGAAGGCCCAAGCGCTGGCTCAGGAGGCAGTGATGTCGGCCGGACGCTCCGGCAACCCGGGTCTCGTGGCGCGACCGCTCGGCCCAATGACGCCGCTCACACCCATGGCCGGCAAGATCGCCGAGTACATTGCCGTCTCCGCTGTCGGCGACAAGGTTGTTGCCGTGTGGACCGACACGCGTGATGGCGATCAGGACGTCTGGTCGGCGCGTTGGTATCTGCCACTCACCGACCCGCGCCTGATCTACCCATTGAACAGCGAACTCATCGATCCGAATGCACCCGGTTTGCTCTGGGCGACGGCGTGGAAGGAATCGGAGGATTTGTATCGGCTGCAGATTTCCAGCAGCTCCGGCTTCGGCACCACACTACGCGATCTATTCGTCACCGGTACCCAATTCAATGATGCGATCACCGACCTGGCATCCGGCACGTACTATTGGCGCATCAAGGCCTACCGTGCTCCCGGCGGTGTCCCGGCCGAATCAACGGCTTTCTCCGCGCCCGGTCTGTTCCAGATTCCTCCGCCGCCATGCTCGTGTCCCTGTGCCGGCGACCCGCAGTGCGACGGCCTGCGTTCCGATCTTCAGGATGTTGTGAAGACGGTCGATGTCGCATTCCGGGGCATGGCGCCGGTGATCGATCCCATTTGTCCGCGTGCGCGGACGGACGTCGACTGTGATGGGGTCACCAGCATCACCGATGTCGTCCGAGAGGTCAATGTCGCCTTCCGCGGCGCGAATCCCGCAACCGAGTTCTGCGACCCCTGCGCACCCTGA
- the queF gene encoding preQ(1) synthase: protein MTKKTPRPNALRSGLKLLGQGPAKPTRQLEAFPNRHRHRDTVVTFHCTEFTCLCPVTGQPDSADLEISYIPDHKILESKSLKLYLWTYREIGIFHEDLVNELLDALFAFLKPRWLRVTGHFNVRGGIAIDVVAELPRRPSTARR, encoded by the coding sequence ATGACTAAGAAGACCCCACGCCCAAATGCACTCCGCTCAGGCCTGAAGCTCCTGGGACAGGGGCCCGCGAAGCCGACCCGACAACTGGAGGCGTTTCCAAACCGCCATCGGCACCGCGACACCGTCGTCACGTTCCATTGCACCGAGTTCACCTGTCTTTGCCCCGTCACCGGTCAACCGGATTCCGCCGATCTGGAGATATCGTATATCCCCGACCACAAGATCCTGGAGAGCAAGTCGCTCAAGCTCTACCTGTGGACCTATCGTGAGATCGGCATCTTCCACGAGGACCTGGTGAATGAACTGCTCGATGCGCTTTTCGCATTCCTGAAGCCCCGCTGGCTGCGCGTGACCGGGCACTTCAATGTCCGAGGCGGCATCGCGATCGATGTTGTCGCCGAGTTGCCCCGCCGCCCCAGTACCGCAAGGCGGTGA
- a CDS encoding 6-carboxytetrahydropterin synthase yields the protein MSREQVHFGFAAAHFLPRLPPDHKCRRLHGHSFRCVIDAPNAQPLLAPLADVHAQLDHRLLNDVPGLENPTSENLARWLWQELATRRALCEQLMIRETCTSACLYAGSEAGS from the coding sequence ATCTCGCGGGAGCAGGTGCACTTCGGCTTCGCCGCCGCGCACTTTCTTCCCCGTTTGCCCCCCGATCACAAGTGTCGCCGGCTGCATGGCCACAGCTTCCGCTGCGTCATCGACGCACCGAATGCGCAGCCGCTGTTGGCACCCCTGGCAGACGTCCATGCGCAGCTCGACCACCGCCTGTTGAACGATGTTCCGGGCTTGGAGAATCCCACGTCGGAAAACCTCGCCCGTTGGCTGTGGCAAGAACTCGCGACACGCCGCGCGCTCTGTGAGCAGTTGATGATTCGCGAGACATGCACATCGGCCTGCTTGTACGCCGGCTCGGAAGCCGGTTCATAG
- the queC gene encoding 7-cyano-7-deazaguanine synthase QueC, with translation MSNARNAVVLLSGGLDSAVALAICRSEGYITNALTIDYGQRHRVEITAAQRIAAALGVARHIILPVDLTLWGGSALTADLPVPSRRTRTEIGDDIPVTYVPARNTIFLALAMGWAETLETGDIFIGAHALDYSGYPDCRPEYFAAFEALANRATRSGAQRTLSWHVHTPLLHRTKSAIVRRGLDLGVPFGLTSSCYQPVDAGDSQSVLACGVCDACVLRRAAFAELGVVDPIPYDIPG, from the coding sequence ATGAGTAACGCACGAAACGCCGTCGTCCTGCTGAGCGGCGGACTGGACTCGGCCGTGGCACTGGCCATTTGCCGAAGCGAGGGGTACATTACCAACGCGCTGACCATCGATTATGGGCAACGGCACCGCGTGGAAATCACGGCAGCCCAACGGATCGCCGCCGCCCTCGGGGTGGCACGGCACATCATCCTGCCGGTGGATTTGACCTTGTGGGGCGGCTCGGCGCTCACTGCCGACCTCCCTGTGCCCAGCCGCCGCACTCGCACCGAGATCGGCGATGATATCCCGGTCACATACGTGCCCGCTCGCAACACGATCTTCCTCGCTTTGGCCATGGGATGGGCGGAGACCCTGGAGACCGGAGACATATTCATCGGTGCACATGCGCTGGACTACTCCGGTTATCCCGACTGTCGCCCGGAGTATTTTGCGGCTTTTGAAGCACTCGCCAACCGGGCCACACGGTCGGGGGCGCAGCGCACCCTATCGTGGCATGTCCACACGCCGCTTCTGCACCGCACCAAGAGCGCGATCGTCCGGCGCGGTCTCGATCTCGGCGTGCCATTCGGACTGACCAGCAGTTGCTACCAACCGGTGGACGCGGGGGACTCGCAGTCGGTGCTGGCCTGCGGGGTCTGCGATGCCTGCGTATTACGGCGGGCGGCGTTTGCCGAGCTCGGCGTTGTCGATCCCATTCCCTACGACATTCCGGGATGA
- a CDS encoding radical SAM protein, whose translation MLYAGGIIAILRYVEAGSTILTVNEIYASIQGESSHAGRPCVFVRLTGCNLRCTWCDTEYAFYDGRRMTIDDVMRRIDTYRLPLVEITGGEPLLQPGCAILAELLLSKGKTVLVETSGALPINVLPPGTIRIMDIKCPGSGESEKMDWRNLQWLTSHDEVKFVVANRTDYEWSRDVIGRHDLTRICPVLISTAYGRLAPDEVAGWILADRLDVRFQLQWHKYIWDSGTRGV comes from the coding sequence ATGTTGTATGCCGGGGGGATTATTGCTATCCTGCGTTATGTGGAAGCCGGATCAACCATTCTCACCGTCAACGAAATCTACGCCAGCATCCAGGGCGAGTCATCACATGCCGGCCGCCCTTGTGTCTTTGTCCGCCTCACCGGCTGCAACCTGCGCTGCACGTGGTGCGATACGGAATATGCCTTCTACGACGGACGGAGAATGACCATCGACGACGTCATGCGCCGGATCGATACCTATCGGCTGCCGTTGGTCGAGATCACCGGCGGCGAGCCGCTCCTGCAACCGGGGTGCGCAATCCTGGCAGAACTGTTGCTGTCGAAAGGCAAGACCGTGCTCGTGGAAACGTCCGGGGCCCTGCCGATCAATGTGCTGCCACCCGGCACGATTCGCATCATGGACATCAAATGCCCCGGCTCCGGTGAGTCGGAGAAGATGGACTGGCGCAACCTCCAGTGGCTGACGTCACACGATGAAGTCAAGTTCGTGGTCGCCAACCGGACCGACTACGAATGGTCACGCGATGTCATCGGCCGCCACGACCTGACGCGCATCTGCCCGGTGTTGATCTCGACCGCCTACGGGCGCCTGGCCCCGGATGAGGTTGCCGGTTGGATTCTCGCAGACCGGCTCGATGTCCGCTTCCAGCTTCAATGGCACAAGTACATCTGGGATTCCGGTACGCGTGGCGTATGA
- a CDS encoding response regulator → MSILLIDDGGRLLESRESVLGEHGHLCVRATTVPEAMDRLQRDSTIKLVVLDLMMPQREGFALLEYLAANQRFSHIPVIICSGRRDGTAVARSLQLGARDYILTPIRSGTLLRKIDHALERVWQTGLSVDENAQQRGVLGRILEWEGYKTLHASTGPEAMRQLPDRTVDLVISAITMKPMSGWDVLLEAKERRPQLPVLLITDPGNPSDIDPLAGGADGVISLPFESKSIRRELKEVLAMTQRQCPNAGRSGSVAKCRELPRMATAAASHRVRSCGYDSLTSGCRASPRPHSQSV, encoded by the coding sequence ATGAGCATCTTGTTGATTGACGACGGCGGCCGTCTACTGGAGAGTCGGGAATCTGTCCTGGGTGAACACGGTCATTTGTGCGTGAGGGCAACAACCGTGCCGGAGGCGATGGATCGCCTGCAACGCGATTCGACGATTAAATTGGTGGTTCTGGATCTCATGATGCCGCAGCGGGAGGGATTCGCACTCCTCGAGTATCTGGCCGCCAACCAGCGCTTCAGCCACATTCCCGTCATCATCTGTTCCGGACGGCGGGACGGGACGGCGGTGGCGAGATCCCTTCAACTGGGCGCGCGCGATTACATTCTCACGCCCATCCGCAGCGGCACTCTGTTACGGAAGATCGACCACGCCTTGGAGCGCGTTTGGCAGACGGGATTGTCGGTCGATGAGAATGCCCAGCAGCGCGGGGTTCTGGGGCGAATCCTCGAATGGGAGGGATACAAGACACTCCATGCGAGTACCGGTCCGGAGGCGATGCGCCAATTACCAGACCGTACCGTCGACTTGGTCATCTCGGCCATCACCATGAAGCCCATGAGCGGGTGGGATGTATTGCTGGAGGCCAAAGAACGGCGGCCGCAACTGCCGGTCTTGCTGATCACCGATCCTGGGAATCCGAGCGACATCGATCCGTTGGCCGGCGGGGCGGATGGGGTCATCAGCCTGCCATTCGAGAGCAAGTCCATCCGACGCGAGCTCAAGGAAGTTCTGGCGATGACTCAGAGGCAGTGTCCGAATGCCGGCCGCTCCGGTTCCGTAGCCAAGTGTAGGGAGTTGCCACGCATGGCCACGGCTGCGGCCTCGCACCGTGTGCGGTCCTGCGGATACGATTCGCTGACGTCCGGATGCCGGGCGAGTCCGCGACCTCACTCTCAGAGCGTCTAA
- a CDS encoding trypsin-like peptidase domain-containing protein gives MLVLFAVSTLIPWPSGPSISSADLPKDSLSVDPEFAIPQELAERRAQVDTIYRTLRGPLPPPPSGEGLEVIYGSDNRADIYAVSDPTVLAVAQATCAVVEITEITDNGNGTYTLSTVPWTSQNGFPLCAGERFVGQLQIGFCTGFLVGPDLLATAGHCVNASDCSITAFVFGFDQIDSTTPPLTVVSADNVYFCDGIVDRIQSGDLDHCILQLDRPVVGRSPLPIRRAGSVTDGDPLVVVGHGIVLPTKAANGANVQNANGTIPWFQANLDTYGGNSGSPVVNSDNGTVEGILVRGAPDWTTSDGCTRSNVVPNSGNPGPGLPFEEVSKTTTFAGFVPPLISSQGKIAWDRLYYRCSDSARLEVADLDLAGTDSCEATALTLSGDTATIWLMEAPTVSGFFSGTLVVLSGSAVPGNDTLEVVPGDTIFARYDDADDGTGSGNVAIDTARIDCLPPVISNVDVPVIGGTSATISFDTDEPAAPSIRYGTSCDPLPQSANRPGYPTAHQVSIGGLAPLTTYYFTVSATDRAGNTATDDNLGACFSFNTSDEPDHFTELFASGENDLDFKTISFRPDGSDDFYSACTESAAAFPTDTTGSTTLALGDDDFLAVGLADGENVKLYGVYYSSLYVGSNGYITFSSGDGDYSETLADHFAQPRVSALFDDLAPNQTGRVCYRQTTDRLAVTFADVPEYGSGTSNNFQIELYFDGRIALTYLAIAATDGLAGLSAGSGLPADLSESDLSQYGPCPCSDVDSDGVCDSSDNCPFVANPNQADADSDGVGDLCDNCPLVANPNQADADSDGVGDLCDNCPYFANPDQVGCLFHGDPKPDSIINVFDVALTAEIAFRGGVPIIDPDCPHALAGRTDVNCDGVTSVIDMVMMVDVAFRSMPKDFCHPCACNPYPTGCP, from the coding sequence ATGCTCGTACTCTTCGCGGTGAGCACCCTAATCCCGTGGCCATCCGGCCCGTCGATCTCTTCCGCCGATCTGCCCAAAGACTCGTTGTCGGTCGATCCCGAATTCGCCATTCCGCAGGAGTTGGCTGAACGCCGTGCCCAAGTCGACACGATCTACCGCACTCTGCGTGGACCACTCCCACCACCCCCGAGCGGCGAGGGGCTTGAAGTCATCTATGGCTCCGACAATCGCGCGGATATCTACGCCGTCTCCGACCCCACCGTGCTCGCTGTCGCCCAGGCCACCTGCGCCGTCGTCGAGATAACCGAGATCACCGACAACGGCAACGGCACCTATACCCTGTCGACCGTTCCGTGGACCAGTCAGAACGGGTTCCCCTTGTGCGCGGGAGAGCGGTTCGTCGGCCAACTCCAGATCGGCTTCTGCACTGGATTTCTCGTCGGCCCGGACCTCTTGGCCACGGCGGGACACTGTGTCAATGCCTCCGACTGTTCCATCACCGCCTTCGTGTTCGGCTTCGATCAGATCGATTCGACAACGCCGCCTCTGACGGTGGTCTCCGCCGACAACGTCTACTTCTGCGACGGCATCGTAGACCGGATCCAATCCGGCGACCTCGATCACTGCATTCTGCAGCTCGACCGCCCGGTCGTAGGGCGTTCTCCGCTGCCGATACGGCGCGCCGGCTCAGTGACCGACGGCGATCCGTTGGTCGTGGTCGGCCATGGCATCGTCCTGCCGACGAAGGCCGCGAATGGTGCGAATGTCCAGAACGCCAATGGAACGATTCCTTGGTTCCAGGCCAACCTCGACACGTACGGCGGCAACTCCGGCTCCCCCGTTGTGAACTCAGACAACGGGACCGTGGAGGGAATCCTCGTGCGCGGTGCCCCGGATTGGACAACATCCGACGGATGCACCCGTTCCAATGTCGTTCCCAACTCCGGCAACCCCGGTCCCGGCCTGCCCTTCGAGGAAGTCAGCAAAACAACCACCTTCGCCGGTTTCGTACCGCCGTTGATCAGCTCCCAAGGCAAGATCGCATGGGACCGTCTGTACTACCGGTGCTCCGATTCGGCGCGACTGGAAGTGGCCGATCTCGACCTGGCCGGCACCGATTCCTGTGAGGCCACCGCGCTCACACTGTCCGGCGACACCGCGACCATCTGGTTGATGGAAGCCCCCACAGTGTCAGGGTTCTTTTCCGGTACCCTCGTGGTCCTGAGCGGGTCCGCCGTTCCCGGCAATGACACGCTCGAAGTCGTCCCCGGCGACACGATCTTCGCCCGCTATGACGATGCCGATGACGGCACCGGCAGCGGGAATGTCGCCATCGACACGGCGCGGATCGACTGCCTGCCCCCCGTGATCAGCAACGTCGATGTACCCGTCATCGGCGGCACGTCGGCCACAATCAGTTTCGATACCGATGAGCCGGCGGCGCCCTCCATCCGTTACGGCACGTCGTGCGACCCGCTCCCGCAATCAGCGAACAGACCCGGATATCCGACGGCCCATCAAGTGTCGATCGGCGGCTTGGCGCCGCTAACCACCTACTACTTCACCGTCAGCGCCACCGATCGCGCCGGAAATACCGCGACGGACGACAACCTGGGCGCCTGTTTCAGCTTCAACACCTCCGACGAGCCGGACCACTTCACCGAGTTGTTCGCCAGCGGAGAGAATGACCTCGACTTCAAGACGATTTCCTTCCGTCCGGACGGTAGTGACGACTTCTACTCCGCGTGCACCGAATCGGCGGCCGCTTTCCCCACCGACACTACGGGGAGCACGACCCTGGCTCTCGGGGATGACGACTTCCTGGCGGTCGGCCTCGCGGATGGAGAGAATGTCAAGTTGTACGGTGTCTACTACTCCAGTCTTTACGTCGGCTCCAACGGCTACATCACATTCAGTAGCGGCGACGGTGACTACTCCGAGACACTCGCCGATCATTTCGCGCAGCCGCGAGTCTCCGCGCTGTTCGACGATCTGGCGCCCAATCAAACGGGGCGTGTTTGCTACCGGCAGACGACTGACCGCCTCGCCGTCACATTCGCCGACGTTCCCGAGTACGGCAGCGGCACTTCCAACAACTTCCAGATCGAACTGTATTTCGACGGACGCATCGCCCTGACCTATCTGGCGATTGCGGCGACCGATGGTCTGGCCGGTCTCTCCGCAGGCAGCGGCCTACCCGCGGACCTCTCGGAATCCGATCTGTCCCAGTACGGACCCTGCCCCTGCTCCGATGTCGACAGCGACGGCGTCTGTGACAGCAGTGACAACTGCCCGTTCGTGGCGAATCCGAATCAAGCCGATGCCGACAGCGACGGCGTCGGCGATCTGTGCGACAACTGCCCGCTCGTGGCGAATCCAAACCAGGCCGATGCCGACAGCGACGGCGTCGGCGATCTGTGCGACAACTGCCCGTACTTTGCCAACCCTGATCAGGTCGGCTGCCTCTTCCATGGCGACCCGAAACCGGACAGCATCATCAACGTCTTCGACGTTGCCCTGACCGCCGAGATTGCCTTCCGCGGCGGCGTCCCGATCATCGATCCGGACTGTCCGCATGCCCTCGCCGGGCGTACCGATGTCAATTGCGACGGTGTGACCAGCGTGATCGACATGGTGATGATGGTCGACGTCGCCTTTCGCAGCATGCCCAAGGACTTCTGCCATCCCTGCGCCTGCAATCCCTATCCCACCGGTTGCCCATAA
- a CDS encoding cytochrome c3 family protein, translating into MKRWIKRIVLGGVIAVLAAVVLFGGAVLYTNRSDFCTTCHYMQPFYDAWASSSHHMVPCRDCHYEPGYTSVVTGKFRDLNQLVKYWTNAYRRSKPWAEIADASCLRSGCHETRLLHGRVTFDGVNFDHKPHLEQMRRGKKLRCVSCHAQIVQGEHMTVTENTCILCHFKTDEQGRNVAHCTICHNPPVPVEGSEPPKYDHTSVIERKLDCVRCHGAMVVGDGAVPRERCYACHWDRERLDQFGNTDLVHRMHITENKIECDLCHLSMQHKSVAREQAMPDCQACHTDLHTAQKDLFSGHGGVGVADQPNPMFEKGLTCQGCHIFHTANGNDSLTGGTFIASGKSCEPCHGAGYDRLLADWKKSAEQRMETIRRALEKAAPLQASAPTGADSLLRQAQYNYDMVRLGRPIHNIVYANALLDAAYQRLGDFFAQVGAVYRLPALPAKDRLVPSACVNCHSGIEEIDAPIFGLVYSHKRHLINARLTCSRCHSNARRHGELTVQRSDCLGCHHAQTERDCTYCHTIQATILTGKSDSLPLENADPMIAAGISCGECHRQPDNTIAKPASQRCADCHDESYPALHRQWLSEFATAHQAVSALLAKADSLPVTPERDRVLEPIRLHLRTIEADGSRGSHNHTEQIRILETDKATLERIINTRG; encoded by the coding sequence ATGAAGCGTTGGATCAAGAGAATCGTGCTGGGGGGCGTAATCGCCGTCCTGGCGGCGGTCGTCCTGTTCGGCGGCGCCGTGCTGTACACGAACCGCTCCGACTTCTGCACGACCTGCCACTACATGCAACCGTTCTATGACGCTTGGGCCTCATCCTCGCATCACATGGTCCCCTGCCGCGATTGTCACTACGAGCCCGGATATACCAGTGTCGTGACGGGAAAATTCCGCGACCTCAACCAACTGGTCAAATACTGGACCAACGCGTATCGCCGCTCCAAGCCCTGGGCGGAGATTGCCGATGCCTCCTGTCTGCGTTCCGGATGCCATGAGACGCGGCTCTTGCATGGAAGGGTCACGTTCGACGGCGTCAATTTCGATCACAAGCCGCACCTGGAACAGATGCGTCGCGGCAAGAAACTGCGCTGCGTCTCGTGCCACGCGCAGATCGTCCAGGGCGAGCACATGACGGTGACCGAGAACACCTGCATCCTGTGCCACTTCAAGACCGATGAGCAGGGGCGCAACGTCGCCCACTGCACGATCTGCCACAACCCGCCGGTGCCGGTGGAAGGGAGCGAGCCGCCGAAGTATGACCACACGAGCGTGATCGAACGCAAGTTGGATTGTGTCCGTTGCCACGGCGCCATGGTGGTCGGCGACGGTGCTGTGCCCCGCGAGCGCTGCTACGCCTGCCACTGGGATCGCGAGCGGCTGGACCAATTCGGCAACACCGACCTGGTCCATCGCATGCACATTACCGAGAACAAGATCGAATGCGACCTCTGCCACCTGTCCATGCAACACAAGTCCGTGGCTCGGGAACAAGCGATGCCCGATTGTCAGGCCTGCCATACAGATCTGCACACGGCACAAAAAGACCTGTTCAGCGGACATGGCGGCGTCGGGGTCGCCGATCAACCCAATCCCATGTTTGAGAAGGGACTCACCTGCCAGGGATGCCACATCTTCCACACAGCCAACGGGAACGACTCGTTGACCGGCGGCACGTTCATCGCCTCCGGCAAGAGCTGTGAGCCCTGCCACGGCGCCGGATACGACCGTTTGCTGGCAGACTGGAAGAAGTCCGCCGAGCAACGCATGGAAACGATCCGACGGGCACTGGAGAAGGCCGCACCGCTTCAGGCGTCCGCCCCGACCGGTGCCGATTCGCTCCTCCGCCAGGCCCAATACAACTACGACATGGTCCGCCTGGGCCGACCGATCCACAATATCGTCTATGCGAATGCGCTCCTCGATGCCGCATACCAGCGTCTCGGGGACTTCTTCGCACAGGTCGGCGCGGTCTATCGGTTGCCCGCCCTGCCCGCGAAGGATCGGCTGGTCCCATCGGCCTGCGTCAATTGCCACAGCGGCATCGAGGAAATCGACGCGCCGATCTTCGGGCTGGTCTATTCCCACAAGCGGCATCTCATCAATGCCAGGCTGACGTGCTCCCGTTGTCATTCCAATGCGCGTCGTCACGGAGAATTGACCGTGCAACGGAGCGACTGCCTTGGGTGTCACCATGCGCAGACCGAGCGCGATTGCACATACTGTCACACGATCCAGGCGACGATCCTCACCGGGAAATCAGACAGTCTGCCGTTGGAGAACGCCGACCCGATGATTGCCGCGGGGATCTCATGCGGCGAATGCCACAGGCAGCCGGACAACACGATCGCCAAGCCGGCATCGCAGCGCTGCGCCGATTGCCACGATGAGAGCTACCCCGCCCTCCATCGGCAGTGGCTCAGTGAGTTCGCCACCGCGCACCAAGCCGTGTCCGCGCTCCTGGCCAAGGCCGATTCCCTCCCCGTTACCCCCGAGCGCGACCGGGTCTTGGAACCGATACGACTTCATCTGCGCACTATCGAGGCCGATGGTTCACGCGGCTCGCACAATCACACCGAGCAGATACGCATCCTCGAGACCGACAAGGCGACATTGGAGCGAATCATAAACACCCGCGGATGA